One segment of Gadus chalcogrammus isolate NIFS_2021 chromosome 8, NIFS_Gcha_1.0, whole genome shotgun sequence DNA contains the following:
- the LOC130388058 gene encoding alanine aminotransferase 2-like isoform X2, producing the protein MPLDVRKRAKTLLECIGGSVGCYSDTIGIPIMRDSVSDFLSRRDEGVPSASGNIFITHGSDHGFGLLLTMLVRGDRSPLVGVLTPVPSQDFGNATLAASGAIAVPYYLDGQQGWRLHTEELQRALRSAREVCDPIALYVINPGDPTGHVQSRESMEEIIRFVYEEKLLLFANEDHQDILIGEGCMFISYKKVLAEMGSPFSDAVELVSIHSASKGFMGEGGLHGGFLELVNFDPSVQIEFDRLISLLVLPIIGQLALEVMLNPLQPGEPSYEQYQEEIQHIRETLVHNVTRAFEVLNSLPGISCEQINGGASMFPRLHLPHIAIHQAKEEEQLPDFFYCSRLLEQTGLCVCPGSDLGLPEGTYHIRLCIMNSVDTMEEVLRRLGNFHKQFMKDFS; encoded by the exons ATGCCCTTGGATGTCAGAAAGAGAGCCAAGACCCTGCTTGAATGCATTGGTGGCAGCGTTG GTTGTTACAGTGACACGATAGGCATCCCTATCATGCGTGATAGTGTCTCTGATTTCCTAAGCCGTCGAGATGAAGGAGTCCCTTCTGCCTCTGGAAACATCTTCATCACCCATGGATCCGATCATGGCTTTGGG CTGCTTCTAACAATGTTGGTGCGCGGCGACCGCTCACCCCTCGTAGGGGTGCTGACTCCGGTGCCATCACAAGATTTTGGCAATGCCACCCTGGCGGCGTCGGGAGCCATCGCGGTGCCGTATTATCTAGACGGCCAACAGGGCTGGCGGCTGCACACAGAGGAGCTACAGAGAGCTCTGCGGTCGGCGAGGGAAGTGTGTGATCCCATCGCACTATACGTCATCAATCCTGGAGATCCCACAG GCCACGTTCAGAGCAGAGAATCAATGGAGGAGATCATCCGCTTCGTATATGAGGAGAAGCTTTTGCTATTTGCCAATGAG GACCACCAAGATATTTTGATTGGTGAGGGTTGCATGTTCATATCATACAAGAAGGTTCTGGCTGAGATGGGATCTCCTTTTTCTGATGCGGTGGAGCTGGTGTCAATCCACTCAGCATCCAAAGGCTTCATGGGAGA GGGGGGTCTGCACGGTGGATTCTTAGAGCTGGTCAACTTCGACCCTTCAGTTCAGATAGAGTTTGACCGGCTGATCTCCCTACTGGTCCTACCTATCATCGGTCAGTTGGCCCTTGAAGTGATGTTGAACCCTCTACAACCAGGGGAGCCTTCATACGAGCAGTATCAAGAG GAGATACAGCACATCCGGGAAACACTGGTCCATAACGTGACCAGAGCCTTTGAGGTTCTCAACAGCTTGCCAGGAATCAGCTGTGAACAAATAAATGGAGGGGCCTCCATGTTCCCCAGATTACATCTTCCACACATTGCCATTCACCAAGCCAAG GAGGAGGAACAGCTTCCGGATTTCTTCTATTGCTCCAGGCTGCTGGAGCAGACGGGTTTGTGCGTATGTCCCGGTTCTGACCTTGGACTACCAGAGGGAACCTACCACATCCG ACTCTGCATCATGAACTCTGTGGATACAATGGAGGAAGTACTGAGACGTCTGGGCAATTTTCACAAACAGTTTATGAAGGATTTCTCTTGA
- the LOC130388058 gene encoding alanine aminotransferase 2-like isoform X1, whose product MKNHCWKMLDDVLRTHLLYQCVNINQHVLPGCYSDTIGIPIMRDSVSDFLSRRDEGVPSASGNIFITHGSDHGFGLLLTMLVRGDRSPLVGVLTPVPSQDFGNATLAASGAIAVPYYLDGQQGWRLHTEELQRALRSAREVCDPIALYVINPGDPTGHVQSRESMEEIIRFVYEEKLLLFANEDHQDILIGEGCMFISYKKVLAEMGSPFSDAVELVSIHSASKGFMGEGGLHGGFLELVNFDPSVQIEFDRLISLLVLPIIGQLALEVMLNPLQPGEPSYEQYQEEIQHIRETLVHNVTRAFEVLNSLPGISCEQINGGASMFPRLHLPHIAIHQAKEEEQLPDFFYCSRLLEQTGLCVCPGSDLGLPEGTYHIRLCIMNSVDTMEEVLRRLGNFHKQFMKDFS is encoded by the exons ATGAAAAATCATTGTTGGAAAATGCTTGATGATGTCTTGAGGACACACCTGTTGTACCAGTGTGTAAACATAAACCAACATGTTCTCCCAGGTTGTTACAGTGACACGATAGGCATCCCTATCATGCGTGATAGTGTCTCTGATTTCCTAAGCCGTCGAGATGAAGGAGTCCCTTCTGCCTCTGGAAACATCTTCATCACCCATGGATCCGATCATGGCTTTGGG CTGCTTCTAACAATGTTGGTGCGCGGCGACCGCTCACCCCTCGTAGGGGTGCTGACTCCGGTGCCATCACAAGATTTTGGCAATGCCACCCTGGCGGCGTCGGGAGCCATCGCGGTGCCGTATTATCTAGACGGCCAACAGGGCTGGCGGCTGCACACAGAGGAGCTACAGAGAGCTCTGCGGTCGGCGAGGGAAGTGTGTGATCCCATCGCACTATACGTCATCAATCCTGGAGATCCCACAG GCCACGTTCAGAGCAGAGAATCAATGGAGGAGATCATCCGCTTCGTATATGAGGAGAAGCTTTTGCTATTTGCCAATGAG GACCACCAAGATATTTTGATTGGTGAGGGTTGCATGTTCATATCATACAAGAAGGTTCTGGCTGAGATGGGATCTCCTTTTTCTGATGCGGTGGAGCTGGTGTCAATCCACTCAGCATCCAAAGGCTTCATGGGAGA GGGGGGTCTGCACGGTGGATTCTTAGAGCTGGTCAACTTCGACCCTTCAGTTCAGATAGAGTTTGACCGGCTGATCTCCCTACTGGTCCTACCTATCATCGGTCAGTTGGCCCTTGAAGTGATGTTGAACCCTCTACAACCAGGGGAGCCTTCATACGAGCAGTATCAAGAG GAGATACAGCACATCCGGGAAACACTGGTCCATAACGTGACCAGAGCCTTTGAGGTTCTCAACAGCTTGCCAGGAATCAGCTGTGAACAAATAAATGGAGGGGCCTCCATGTTCCCCAGATTACATCTTCCACACATTGCCATTCACCAAGCCAAG GAGGAGGAACAGCTTCCGGATTTCTTCTATTGCTCCAGGCTGCTGGAGCAGACGGGTTTGTGCGTATGTCCCGGTTCTGACCTTGGACTACCAGAGGGAACCTACCACATCCG ACTCTGCATCATGAACTCTGTGGATACAATGGAGGAAGTACTGAGACGTCTGGGCAATTTTCACAAACAGTTTATGAAGGATTTCTCTTGA
- the dhx30 gene encoding ATP-dependent RNA helicase DHX30 — MALPGTLLVRLRAVCNLGKYVERRSKAGLNVTDVRWYKTNPRSLQDSTPPVKQGNADLLKEFRDPKGLLNNIISRSLGVNDLSQLIQYNCTEHGDVKRATVTVMWPSRMEMEGIAPKKIDAERFAAAAACHRLRELGVLGPENELPSRRAARSRGALVSQLYETEDGDMRDPAAAAAAAASAAAAGGESASAPPGGFSPSYSEVLSLFPRPKELLSRVIQVATSSNTPKEYLQYRSTGGKVKRCELTILWPEEFKVTATASNKVTAERRAAAMGCMRMKELELLDKDNNALTHASYNRQEVRAAGERERRPVSLHIPQHLEDSMRDYLAQYPVANEMQRLYEEEEQAQKTLSQEEELAGKDEGEEAAEDLLTDAITGRQRRPLTAQQEEQLSGELWERWERADPGLGVALPVDGHRERVVSAVEASRVVVIAGETGCGKTTRIPRFLLEGRVRGGDGGGCNVLVTQPRRISAVSVAQRVAQEMGPVLKGSVGYQVRLEGRPPEQSGGALLFLTVGVLLRKLQGNPSLRGISHVVVDEVHERDVNTDLLLALLRSALRENPGLRVVLMSATGDNGRLSRYFGDCPVVKVPGFMHPVQDRYLEEVLQEMSRSPRPPPPPPRTKRGPPPPPGKEGKEEAAPDLDLVADVIEHIDRHGEPGAVLCFLPGWQDIKAVQERLESRPRFASGSQMIVALHSSLSVADQQVVFQRPPLGRRKIVLATNIAETSITIDDIVHVVDAGTQKEQNYDPRTKVSCLDTVWISRSNITQRRGRAGRCQPGHAYHLFSQERLESMPSFPIPEILRTPLESLVVQAKVHSPNLKAVDFLSQVLDSPEKDAVKDAVRTLQDIGVLDRTENLTPLGERVAGLSCDPRLGKVLVLASMFRCVMPILSVVACLTRDPFYNSMQNRGLVCKAKDALSGSSHSDYLVLSRAVQGWRRVQQEGDRQDRQCYLEDYVLSGASLRFVNGLINQFSENLYQAQLVSRASECQRAASLYNQQSHQDELVKAVLLAGLYPNLIQVKKGVVTKGGRFRANGLAYRSQTGPVMLHRASVNRGKNQLPSRWLTFFSAVKSSDSVFIRDSSTVHPLALLLLTDGDIVETVRGQRVEVSFPGRSLVRCELPVDSWELLWELRTSLQTMLHRNLSRPDGPRAGAAVAQDAQLIDLLVQLLNHDAETHPFRGEHGGDGGGSSDGDSDSEVD, encoded by the exons ATGGCGCTACCCGGTACTTTACTCGTGCGTCTGAGAGCTGTCTGCAACCTTGGGAAATATGTCGAAAGGAGAAGTAAAGCTGGTTTAAATGTCACAGATGTGCGGTGGTACAAGACAAACCCCCGTTCCCTTCAGGACAGCACGCCTCCCGTCAAACAGG GTAACGCAGATCTTCTTAAGGAGTTCCGCGACCCGAAAGGCCTTCTTAATAACATCATCTCCCGGTCACTGGGAGTCAACGACCTGTCTCAGTTGATCCAGTACAACTGCACAGAGCATGGAGATGTCAAG AGAGCCACTGTCACAGTCATGTGGCCCAGCAGAATGGAGATGGAGGGCATCGCCCCAAAGAAGATCGATGCCGAGCGATTCGCTGCAGCCGCTGCATGTCACAGGTTGAGA GAATTGGGTGTACTCGGTCCTGAGAACGAATTGCCCAGCAGGAGGGCAGCTCGAAGCAGGGGGGCCTTGGTGTCCCAGCTGTACGAAACGGAGGACGGCGACATGAGagaccctgctgctgctgctgctgctgctgcttctgctgctgctgctggtggtgaatCTGCTTCAGCTCCTCCCGGAGGCTTCTCCCCGTCCTACTCCGAAGTGCTCTCCCTGTTTCCCCGGCCCAAAGAGCTGCTGAGCAGGGTCATCCAGGTGGCCACGTCGTCAAACACGCCCAAG GAGTATCTTCAGTACAGGAGCACGGGAGGAAAGGTGAAGAGGTGTGAGCTCACCATTCTGTGGCCGGAGGAGTTCAAGGTCACGGCGACGGCCAGCAACAAGGTCAcagcagagaggagagctgCGGCGATGGGCTGCATGAGGATGAAG gagctggagctgctggaCAAGGACAACAACGCGCTGACCCACGCCTCGTACAACCGTCAGGAGGTGAGGGCGGCGGGCGAGCGGGAGAGGAGGCCCGTGTCGCTGCACATCCCTCAGCACCTGGAGGACAGCATGAGGGACTACCTCGCCCAG TACCCGGTGGCGAACGAGATGCAGAGGCtgtatgaggaagaggagcaagcCCAGAAGACCCTCAGCCAAGAAGAGGAACTGGCCGGAAAggacgagggggaggaggcggcggaggaccTGCTGACGGACGCCATCACCGGCCGCCAGCGCCGCCCCCTCACGgcccagcaggaggagcagctcaGCGGCGAGCTGTGGGAGCGCTGGGAGCGGGCGGACCCGGGCCTGGGCGTGGCGCTGCCGGTGGACGGGCACCGGGAGCGCGTGGTGTCGGCGGTGGAGGCGTCCCGGGTGGTGGTGATCGCCGGCGAGACGGGCTGCGGCAAGACCACGCGCATCCCCCGCTTCCTGCTGGAGGGGCGCGTGcgcggcggcgacggcggcggctgcAACGTCCTGGTCACCCAGCCGCGGCGCATCAGCGCCGTGTCGGTGGCCCAGCGCGTGGCCCAGGAGATGGGCCCCGTGCTCAAGGGCTCCGTCGGCTACCAG gtgcGTCTGGAGGGCCGGCCCCCGGAGCAGAGCGGGggcgccctcctcttcctcacggTGGGCGTCCTGCTGAGGAAGCTCCAGGGGAACCCAAGCCTGCGGGGGATCAGCCACGTGGTGGTGGACGAGGTGCACGAGCGCGACGTCAACACGGACCTGCTGCTGGCGCTGCTGCGCTCGGCCCTGCGGGAGAACCCCGGCCTGCGCGTGGTGCTCATGAGCGCCACCGGGGACAACGGCCGGCTCTCCCGCTACTTCGGGGACTGCCCCGTGGTCAAGGTGCCGGGCTTCATGCACCCGGTGCAGGACCGCtacctggaggaggtgctgcaggAGATGAGCAGGAgcccccgcccgccgccgccgccgccgcggacCAAGaggggcccgcccccccccccggggaag gaggggaaagaggaggcTGCACCAGACCTGGATCTGGTGGCTGATGTGATCGAACACATCGACAGACACGGAGAGCCAG GTGCGGTGCTGTGCTTCCTGCCTGGCTGGCAGGACATCAAGGCGGTCCAGGAGAGGCTGGAGTCCAGGCCCCGGTTTGCCTCGGGCTCCCAGATGATCGTGGCTT TGCACTCCAGTTTATCAGTGGCCGACCAGCAAGTCGTGTTCCAGCGCCCCCCGCTGGGCCGAAGGAAGATCGTCCTGGCCACCAACATCGCGGAGACGTCCATCACCATCGACGACATCGTTCACGTGGTCGACGCGGGAACGCAGAAAGAGCAGAACTACGACCCGCGCACAAAG GTCTCGTGTCTGGACACGGTGTGGATCTCGCGCTCCAACATCACCCAGCGGCGAGGCCGAGCTGGGCGCTGTCAGCCGGGCCACGCCTACCACCTGTTCTCCCAGGAACGCCTGGAGTCCATGCCCAGCTTCCCCATACCCGAGATCCTGCGTACTCCCCTGGAGAGCCTGGTGGTCCAGGCCAAGGTTCACAGTCCAAACCTCAAG GCGGTAGATTTTCTGTCCCAGGtgttagacagtccagagaaAGATGCCGTGAAAGATGCGGTGCGAACCTTACAAGACATCG GGGTTCTGGACAGGACGGAGAACCTGACGCCACTCGGCGAGCGCGTGGCGGGCCTGTCATGTGACCCGCGGCTGGGCAAAGTGCTGGTGCTGGCGTCCATGTTCCGCTGTGTCATGCCCATCCTGTCGGTGGTCGCCTGTCTGACCCGGGACCCCTTCTACAACAGCATGCAGAACCGAGGTCTGGTCTGTAAG GCCAAAGACGCTCTGAGCGGCTCCAGCCACAGTGACTACCTGGTGCTCAGCCGTGCGGTGCAGGGCTGGAGAAGGGTCCAGCAGGAGGGCGACCGGCAGGACCGGCAGTGCTATCTGGAGGACTACGTCCTGTCGGGGGCGAGCCTGCGCTTCGTCAACG gcctaaTCAATCAGTTCAGTGAGAACCTGTACCAGGCCCAGCTGGTGTCGCGGGCCAGCGAGTGCCAGCGGGCGGCGTCCCTCTACAACCAGCAGAGCCACCAAGACGAGCTGGTCAAAGCCGTGCTGCTGGCTGGCCTCTACCCCAACCTCATCCAG GTGAAGAAGGGAGTGGTGACCAAAGGAGGCCGTTTCCGTGCCAACGGCCTAGCTTACCGCTCGCAAACTGGACCGGTCATGCTGCACCGTGCATCGGTCAACAG GGGGAAGAACCAGCTCCCAAGCCGCTGGCTGACGTTCTTCAGCGCGGTCAAGTCCAGCGACAGCGTGTTCATCCGGGACTCGTCTACCGTGCACCCGCTCGCCCTCCTGCTGCTCACCGACGGGGACATCGTCGAGACCG TGCGAGGGCAGCGTGTGGAGGTGTCGTTCCCCGGCCGCTCCCTGGTGCGCTGTGAGCTGCCCGTGGACAGCTGGGAGCTGCTGTGGGAGCTGCGCACGAGCCTGCAGACCATGCTGCACCGCAACCTCAGCCGGCCCGACGGCCCCCGGGCCGGCGCCGCCGTGGCGCAGGACGCGCAGCTCATCGACCTGCTGGTGCAGCTGCTGAACCACGACGCCGAGACGCACCCGTTCAGGGGCGAGCACGGTGGggacggcggcggcagcagcgacGGGGACAGTGACAGCGAGGTCGACTGA
- the LOC130388047 gene encoding chymotrypsin-like elastase family member 3B, whose product MELLLIFLLFVTTVSGCGLPHYQPRSSRVVDGEEASPYSWPWQVSLESFYPTCGGTLIAANWVLTAAHCITFHTYRVVLAEHDMDTHEGPEQSIRVERMIIHPQWNDNCVSCGNDLALLKLEKSAVLNDKVQLACLPPQGTELAHGQACYVTGWGRLSSGGPRPAKLQQALLPVVEPSVCARSDWWGSSVKTTMVCAGGDSKSACHGDSGGPLSCKGRDRRWYVQGVASFVDGRGCNTPQRPTVFTRVASYIPWISQTMAEN is encoded by the exons ATGGAGCTGCTACTTATCTTCTTGCTGTTTGTCACAACTG TGTCTGGCTGTGGCCTACCGCACTACCAGCCCCGGTCCAGTCGCGTGGTGGATGGGGAAGAGGCTTCTCCGTACAGCTGGCCGTGGCAG GTCTCTTTGGAGTCCTTCTATCCCACATGTGGAGGAACTCTCATCGCCGCCAACTGGGTCCTGACCGCTGCGCACTGCATCAC GTTCCACACCTACCGGGTGGTTCTCGCGGAGCACGACATGGACACGCACGAGGGACCCGAACAGTCCATCAGGGTGGAGAGGATGATCATACACCCTCAGTGGAATGACAACTGCGTGTCTTGTGG AAATGACCTTGCCCTCCTGAAACTGGAGAAGAGTGCGGTTCTCAATGACAAAGTCCAGCTGGCCTGCCTGCCACCACAGGGCACAGAGCTCGCCCACGGCCAGGCCTGCTACGTCACCGGCTGGGGTCGGCTTTCCT CTGGGGGGCCCCGGCCGGCCAAACTGCAGCAGGCTCTGCTCCCTGTGGTCGAGCCCAGCGTCTGTGCTCGTAGCGACTGGTGGGGGAGTTCAGTGAAGACCACCATGGTCTGTGCTGGAGGAGACAGCAAGTCGGCCTGCCAC GGGGACTCTGGAGGGCCACTGAGCTGCAAGGGGCGGGACCGGAGGTGGTATGTCCAGGGAGTGGCCAGCTTTGTGGACGGGCGGGGCTGCAACACCCCCCAGAGGCCCACGGTTTTCACCCGAGTGGCCTCCTACATCCCCTGGATCAGCCAA ACAATGGCTGAAAACTGA